A window of Sphingobium herbicidovorans contains these coding sequences:
- a CDS encoding isopenicillin N synthase family dioxygenase has translation MRHRRRDRRNPVALPQASLEQVPLLSLAAMAKQDFAAAIGNSFQQFGFAMVKDHGMDAALIDEGWALARAFFALPEEKKRRYDAKANGGQRGYTAFGREIAKGASENDLKEFWHVGRDLPRGNPLAATMPANVWPSEIPRFQPLFRRLYQEFDRVGGQILSAIAIYLGLPESWFDSAIQDGNSILRLLHYPPVSPDAPGIRAGAHEDINLITLLLGAEEGGLELRDRQGNWLPVVPPPGALAINVGDMLQRLTNHRLPSTSHRVVNPPPDRRGVARYSMPFFLHLRPDFLIEPLPQCVDAAHPRRDPPITAHDYLTERLREIGLIKA, from the coding sequence ATAGACGCCGTGACAGAAGGAACCCTGTAGCCTTGCCGCAAGCCTCGCTGGAACAAGTGCCACTGCTGTCGCTGGCGGCCATGGCGAAGCAGGATTTCGCCGCTGCGATCGGCAACTCCTTTCAGCAGTTCGGCTTCGCGATGGTGAAGGATCATGGCATGGACGCCGCCCTGATCGATGAAGGCTGGGCGCTCGCCCGCGCCTTCTTCGCCCTGCCTGAAGAAAAGAAACGGCGCTATGACGCCAAAGCCAATGGCGGCCAGCGCGGCTACACTGCATTCGGCCGTGAAATCGCGAAGGGCGCGAGCGAAAACGACCTCAAGGAATTCTGGCACGTCGGGCGAGACCTGCCCCGCGGCAATCCCCTGGCCGCGACCATGCCCGCAAATGTCTGGCCCAGCGAAATTCCTCGGTTCCAGCCGCTATTCCGCCGCCTCTATCAGGAGTTCGACCGCGTCGGTGGGCAGATTCTCTCGGCCATCGCCATCTATCTCGGCTTGCCGGAAAGCTGGTTCGACAGCGCCATACAGGATGGCAACTCGATCCTGCGGCTGCTCCATTATCCGCCCGTCTCCCCCGATGCGCCGGGCATCCGCGCGGGCGCTCATGAGGACATAAACCTCATCACCCTGTTGCTGGGCGCGGAAGAAGGCGGGCTTGAGCTGCGCGACCGGCAGGGCAACTGGCTGCCGGTTGTGCCGCCGCCGGGCGCTCTGGCCATCAATGTCGGCGACATGCTCCAGCGCCTGACCAACCACCGCCTGCCCTCGACCAGCCACCGCGTCGTCAATCCGCCGCCCGACCGGCGCGGCGTCGCGCGCTATTCCATGCCCTTCTTCCTGCATTTAAGGCCCGATTTCCTGATCGAACCGCTGCCCCAGTGCGTGGACGCAGCGCACCCGCGCCGCGATCCGCCGATCACCGCGCATGACTATCTGACCGAGCGGCTTCGCGAAATCGGCCTGATCAAGGCGTAA
- a CDS encoding CoA pyrophosphatase: protein MTLAERLRMALMEGHAREVGLTHADTRDPRISGDISLSPAAVLVAITDRPDPGLILTERAASMRTHAGQIAFPGGRVDEGDADEIAGALREAQEEIGLAPHMVDIVGISDRYLTFTGFDVVPVLGVIPPDLPLTPHAGEVADWFELPLSYALDPANRTRHSIDFQGLERHYYEIMWNNRRIWGITAAILANLSRRLRHDRLLA from the coding sequence ATGACGCTGGCGGAGCGGTTGCGCATGGCCCTGATGGAAGGGCATGCGCGCGAAGTCGGGCTAACCCATGCCGACACGCGCGATCCGCGCATCAGTGGGGACATATCCCTCTCCCCCGCCGCGGTGCTGGTCGCCATCACCGACCGGCCCGATCCTGGCCTCATTCTCACCGAGCGGGCCGCGTCCATGCGGACGCATGCCGGGCAAATCGCTTTCCCCGGCGGCCGCGTCGATGAAGGCGATGCCGACGAGATCGCCGGCGCCCTGCGGGAGGCACAGGAGGAAATCGGTCTCGCCCCGCATATGGTGGACATCGTCGGCATATCCGATCGCTATCTTACCTTCACCGGTTTCGACGTTGTGCCGGTCCTGGGAGTCATTCCGCCCGATCTACCGCTGACCCCACATGCCGGCGAAGTTGCCGACTGGTTTGAATTGCCCCTGTCCTACGCCCTTGACCCTGCCAATCGCACTCGACATTCCATTGATTTTCAGGGACTTGAGCGTCATTATTATGAAATAATGTGGAACAACCGCAGGATCTGGGGGATCACCGCCGCCATCCTTGCCAACCTCTCGCGGAGACTGCGCCATGACCGCCTTCTTGCCTGA
- a CDS encoding dihydroneopterin aldolase encodes MNAGFDDFLTLEVNHLDVDVLTGIYSEETHLPQPLRISIRARLKIADHYGLDTPLSRSKNYMDLKHAATAALPEGQHFTLIEAVADHIIETIFLQDDKVLHVEVKIIKLALSEKGEEIGITLGRWRK; translated from the coding sequence ATGAACGCCGGATTTGACGATTTTCTGACGCTGGAGGTCAATCATCTGGATGTCGATGTCCTGACCGGCATCTATTCGGAAGAAACGCACCTGCCCCAGCCGCTGCGCATATCGATCCGCGCGCGGTTGAAGATTGCCGATCATTATGGGCTGGACACGCCGCTGTCGCGGTCCAAAAATTACATGGACCTCAAACATGCGGCAACGGCCGCGCTGCCCGAGGGCCAGCATTTCACGCTGATCGAAGCGGTCGCCGACCATATCATCGAAACGATCTTCTTGCAGGACGACAAGGTGCTGCATGTCGAGGTCAAGATCATCAAGCTGGCGCTGAGCGAGAAGGGTGAGGAAATCGGGATCACGCTGGGACGCTGGCGCAAATAG
- a CDS encoding GNAT family N-acetyltransferase translates to MSHIVPLNMVAEGAIEHLLDAAFGPDRHGRTAYLIRDGMPWLPELSFGILDEHGELVGSLQSWPVALTDQDGAQTPLIMVGPVAVSPALQGTGHGRALMDAVVTAARNHRSEPLMMIGDPEYYGRFWGFTANATKGWTCPGPFEARRLLALSVDGRALGGQGMLGPRITARA, encoded by the coding sequence GTGTCTCATATCGTGCCCCTCAACATGGTGGCGGAAGGGGCGATCGAGCACCTGCTCGACGCCGCATTCGGTCCCGACCGGCACGGCCGCACCGCCTATCTGATCCGGGACGGGATGCCCTGGCTGCCCGAACTGTCTTTCGGCATCCTGGATGAGCATGGCGAACTTGTCGGCTCCCTGCAAAGCTGGCCCGTGGCCCTCACGGATCAGGATGGCGCGCAGACGCCGCTCATCATGGTCGGCCCTGTCGCCGTGTCTCCCGCGCTGCAGGGCACCGGCCATGGCCGCGCATTGATGGACGCTGTGGTCACCGCCGCCCGCAATCACCGCAGCGAGCCGCTCATGATGATCGGCGACCCCGAATATTATGGCCGCTTCTGGGGCTTTACGGCGAACGCGACGAAAGGCTGGACCTGCCCCGGCCCGTTCGAGGCACGCCGCCTGCTCGCCCTGTCCGTGGATGGCCGCGCACTGGGCGGCCAAGGCATGCTCGGCCCGCGAATCACGGCGCGCGCGTAA
- a CDS encoding DUF1285 domain-containing protein, with product MPMDPPPDLSSLSLTDIVRLLAEKRPPPVENWNPDHCGDSEMRIARDGTWFHQGSPIGREAMVRLFSTILRREKDGAYVLVTPVEKLSIEVEDAPFVAVELKSEGEGRERALAFRLNTGDLVAADAAHALTIRETADGPHPYLHVRGGLDALVNRSVYYELMNLALDEGGDPVGLWSNGVFFALDGSA from the coding sequence ATGCCGATGGACCCGCCCCCCGATCTTTCCAGCCTGTCGCTGACCGACATCGTCCGCCTGCTGGCGGAAAAGCGCCCGCCCCCGGTCGAAAACTGGAATCCCGATCATTGCGGCGACAGCGAAATGCGCATCGCCCGCGACGGAACATGGTTTCATCAAGGGTCCCCGATCGGTCGCGAAGCGATGGTGCGGCTGTTCTCCACGATCCTGCGGCGTGAGAAGGACGGGGCTTATGTTCTTGTAACACCTGTGGAAAAGCTTTCCATAGAGGTTGAAGACGCGCCTTTCGTCGCCGTCGAGTTGAAAAGCGAGGGCGAAGGACGCGAACGCGCGCTGGCATTCCGCCTCAACACCGGCGACCTTGTCGCCGCCGACGCCGCGCATGCGCTGACGATCCGGGAAACGGCCGATGGCCCACATCCCTATCTTCACGTACGCGGCGGGCTTGATGCGCTCGTCAACCGCAGCGTCTATTATGAGTTGATGAACCTCGCCCTGGATGAAGGCGGCGATCCGGTCGGCTTGTGGAGCAACGGCGTCTTTTTTGCGCTGGACGGATCGGCATGA
- the otsB gene encoding trehalose-phosphatase has protein sequence MSESTPSPLPDLPPPPASLLVGAALFLDFDGTLAPIADTPDGVIVDNDLLAMLARLRDGLEGRLAIVSGRSITTLRDLGFADFLLAGTHGLEFAGPGEDVEAPPRRPAVDDAEAAFHAFADGKPGVLVERKSISVGLHFRGAPQWGVDAGELASELAARLGLAVQPGKMLFELRPGGADKGSAVHTLMTRMPMAGGRPLFIGDDVTDEEGFAAAAQLGGAGILVGPPRETLAAFSLEQVAAVRHYLQRGLSGRAE, from the coding sequence GTGTCCGAATCCACCCCTTCCCCCCTGCCCGACCTGCCCCCGCCGCCAGCTTCGTTGCTGGTGGGCGCAGCCCTGTTCCTCGACTTCGACGGCACGCTCGCGCCGATCGCGGATACGCCCGACGGCGTGATCGTGGACAATGACCTGCTTGCCATGCTCGCCAGGCTGCGCGACGGGCTGGAAGGTCGCCTGGCGATTGTCAGCGGCCGGTCGATCACGACCCTGCGCGACCTGGGTTTCGCCGATTTCCTCCTCGCCGGGACGCATGGCCTTGAATTCGCCGGTCCGGGCGAGGATGTCGAAGCGCCGCCGCGCCGCCCGGCCGTGGATGATGCGGAGGCCGCCTTCCACGCCTTCGCTGACGGCAAGCCCGGCGTGCTGGTCGAACGCAAATCGATCAGCGTCGGCCTGCATTTCCGTGGTGCGCCGCAATGGGGTGTCGATGCAGGCGAGCTGGCGAGCGAACTGGCCGCCCGGCTCGGCCTTGCGGTCCAACCGGGCAAGATGCTTTTTGAACTGCGCCCCGGCGGCGCGGACAAGGGCAGCGCGGTACATACGCTGATGACGCGCATGCCCATGGCTGGGGGCCGCCCGCTGTTCATCGGCGATGACGTCACCGATGAAGAAGGGTTCGCCGCCGCCGCGCAACTTGGCGGCGCAGGCATATTGGTCGGCCCACCCCGGGAGACGCTGGCCGCATTCTCTCTGGAACAGGTTGCCGCCGTCAGGCATTATCTCCAACGGGGTTTGTCCGGCCGGGCTGAATGA
- a CDS encoding putative bifunctional diguanylate cyclase/phosphodiesterase: MVNYDIDAKPSHSDAWRDRIIETALAKTTSSFFELRRDGALGPEYFLCTAGLLPAEEEGAKLVLFTALDRTGDRTTEKSLRRELLSDGLTALPNRAGFGEEIDDRLRNGPWPENAKFGIIAIDLSRFSRVNESLGPLAGDELLITVAKRLKSNLRQGDVLARIGGNDFAIFARLNNGLSDCIHIVQRVKDSLKSPIRLSDLQIRVDCAIGCALSTGLDDDPDDVVRKAQAAVKIAKRSGKVEIYRNGVLKEAQRRFSIESRLRTALSQGELTLAYQPLIHLQTGEITGFEALARWHDPDLGHVSPAEFIAVAEESGLITALGRWAAYEAAQALSRWDGKFGKPLPVGVNVNLSPIQMARDDVASVFEEALRYSGVSGNRLTAELTESAIIVDPDKARKLLVALKDLHMPIAMDDFGTGYSNLASLHSLPIDILKIDRSFISTMLDDKDKQAIVRTILSLAESLNLSVTAEGIETQELAHALQTMGCGNGQGFYFARPMPEAEAFDYWRARWNFETV; this comes from the coding sequence CTGGTAAACTACGATATCGACGCCAAGCCGTCCCATTCGGATGCCTGGCGTGACCGGATCATCGAGACGGCCCTGGCGAAGACCACTTCGTCATTTTTCGAATTGAGGCGCGATGGGGCGCTGGGTCCTGAATATTTTCTCTGCACCGCCGGGTTGCTGCCCGCCGAAGAAGAAGGCGCGAAGCTGGTCCTGTTCACGGCGCTGGATCGCACGGGTGATCGCACGACGGAAAAGAGTTTGCGGCGCGAACTGCTGTCGGATGGTCTGACCGCCTTGCCCAATCGCGCGGGCTTTGGCGAAGAAATTGACGACCGGCTGCGCAATGGTCCCTGGCCGGAGAATGCCAAGTTCGGGATCATCGCCATCGACCTGAGCCGTTTCAGCCGCGTCAATGAATCCCTTGGGCCATTGGCGGGCGACGAATTGCTCATCACGGTTGCAAAGCGTCTGAAGTCGAACCTGCGGCAGGGGGATGTACTGGCGCGGATCGGCGGCAATGATTTTGCCATATTCGCTCGCCTTAACAATGGCTTGTCGGACTGCATTCATATCGTTCAGAGGGTCAAGGATTCGCTGAAATCCCCGATTCGGCTCAGCGATCTTCAGATTCGCGTCGATTGCGCGATTGGCTGCGCCTTGTCGACGGGCCTGGACGATGACCCGGACGATGTCGTGCGCAAGGCGCAGGCAGCGGTGAAGATCGCCAAGCGCAGCGGCAAGGTGGAAATCTACCGCAACGGCGTATTGAAGGAAGCACAGCGCCGTTTTTCCATAGAAAGCCGGCTGCGTACGGCACTGTCGCAGGGCGAGTTGACGCTGGCGTACCAGCCGTTGATCCATCTGCAGACGGGCGAGATCACCGGTTTCGAAGCGCTTGCTCGCTGGCATGACCCCGATCTGGGCCATGTGTCGCCCGCGGAGTTCATCGCCGTGGCGGAAGAAAGCGGCCTGATTACCGCGCTGGGCCGTTGGGCGGCCTATGAGGCGGCGCAGGCGCTCAGCCGATGGGACGGAAAATTCGGCAAACCACTGCCCGTGGGCGTCAATGTGAACCTGTCGCCGATCCAGATGGCGCGCGACGATGTGGCGTCGGTGTTTGAGGAGGCGCTGCGCTATTCGGGCGTGTCCGGCAACCGGCTGACCGCCGAACTGACCGAAAGCGCGATCATCGTCGATCCTGACAAGGCGCGCAAGCTGCTGGTCGCGCTCAAGGATTTGCACATGCCGATCGCGATGGACGATTTCGGCACCGGCTATTCGAACCTGGCCAGCCTTCACAGCCTGCCGATCGACATTTTGAAGATCGACCGCAGCTTCATTTCGACGATGCTGGATGACAAGGACAAGCAGGCCATCGTGCGCACCATCCTGTCGCTCGCCGAATCGCTGAACCTGTCCGTCACGGCCGAAGGCATCGAGACGCAGGAACTGGCGCATGCGTTGCAGACCATGGGTTGCGGCAATGGTCAGGGTTTCTATTTCGCGCGGCCGATGCCGGAAGCCGAAGCGTTCGACTACTGGCGTGCGCGCTGGAACTTCGAAACGGTCTGA
- the parC gene encoding DNA topoisomerase IV subunit A, with protein MTDFRDPFDAIKDHPFDDALSQRYLVYALSTITARSLPDLRDGLKPVHRRLLWAMRLLRMEPAGASPDVLVANPARNTTSYKKCARVVGDVIGKYHPHGDTSVYDAMVRLAQDFSLRTPLVDGQGNFGNIDGDNAAAMRYTEARLTQAAADLMAGLDEGTVDFRPTYNGEDEEPEVFPGLFPNLLANGASGIAVGMATSIPPHNVAELIDAASLLIDNPDAEHADLMQIVRGPDFPTGGVLVDNAAIISEAYATGRGSFRTRARWHKEDGGRGTWVAVVTQIPFQVQKSKLIEQIAALINDKKLPILADVRDESDAEIRIVIEPRARTVDPDVLMDSLFRLTDLENRFPLNLNVLDATRTPRVLGLKTVLVEWLRHQIDVLVRRARHRLDKITARMELLDGYIIAYLNLDRVIEIIRTEDEPKLVMMEEFQLTDRQAEAILNMRLRSLRKLEEMELRREHAELLKERDDLIKLVESPTRQRTRLKKDLADLRKRYSPDSDFGKRRTLVEEAGPAREIPLEAMIEREPITVILSERGWIRAMSGHRDLAAADTLKFKEGDGPKIAFHAQTTDKLLLATSSGRIFTLGADKLPGGRGFGDPVRSLVDMDDQGEIVTLFPASMGGELLLAASDGRGFVAAVADVIAETRKGKQVVNVRAGARLAIVRKIGAEADSVAVVGENRKLLVFPLVEMPRMARGQGVQMQRYRDGGLSDAVTFRMSDGLSWTMGGGSGRTRTEADMTPWRVARGAAGRMPPVGFPRDNRF; from the coding sequence ATGACCGATTTTCGCGACCCGTTCGACGCTATCAAGGATCACCCGTTCGACGATGCGCTGTCCCAGCGTTATCTCGTCTATGCGCTTTCCACCATCACGGCGCGATCGCTGCCGGACCTGCGCGATGGGTTGAAGCCGGTGCATCGGCGGCTGTTGTGGGCGATGCGGCTGCTGCGGATGGAGCCGGCCGGCGCGTCGCCCGATGTGCTGGTCGCCAACCCCGCGCGCAACACGACATCCTACAAGAAATGCGCCCGCGTGGTGGGCGACGTCATCGGCAAATATCACCCGCATGGCGATACGTCCGTTTATGACGCCATGGTGCGGTTGGCGCAGGATTTTTCGCTGCGCACCCCGCTGGTCGATGGGCAGGGCAATTTCGGCAATATCGACGGCGATAACGCCGCGGCCATGCGCTACACCGAGGCGCGGCTGACGCAGGCGGCGGCCGACCTGATGGCGGGGCTGGACGAAGGGACCGTCGATTTCCGCCCCACCTATAATGGCGAGGATGAGGAGCCGGAGGTTTTCCCCGGCCTGTTCCCCAACCTGCTGGCCAATGGGGCCAGCGGCATCGCGGTGGGCATGGCGACCAGCATCCCACCGCATAATGTCGCCGAACTGATCGACGCCGCGAGCCTGCTGATCGACAATCCGGACGCCGAACATGCCGATTTGATGCAGATCGTGCGCGGGCCTGATTTTCCGACCGGCGGCGTGCTGGTGGACAATGCGGCGATTATTTCAGAGGCTTATGCGACGGGGCGAGGATCGTTCCGCACCCGTGCGCGCTGGCACAAGGAAGATGGCGGGCGCGGCACATGGGTCGCGGTGGTCACGCAGATCCCGTTCCAGGTGCAGAAGTCGAAGCTGATCGAGCAGATCGCTGCGCTTATCAACGACAAGAAGCTGCCTATCCTGGCCGATGTGCGGGATGAAAGCGACGCGGAGATCCGCATCGTCATCGAACCGCGCGCCCGCACGGTCGATCCAGATGTGCTGATGGACAGCCTGTTCCGGCTGACCGACCTCGAAAACCGCTTTCCACTGAACCTCAACGTGCTGGATGCAACGCGGACGCCGCGCGTGCTGGGGCTGAAAACGGTGCTTGTCGAGTGGCTGAGGCACCAGATCGACGTGCTGGTCCGGCGCGCGCGGCACCGGCTGGACAAGATCACGGCGCGGATGGAGCTGCTGGACGGCTATATCATCGCCTACCTCAACCTCGACCGGGTGATTGAGATCATCCGCACCGAGGATGAGCCCAAGCTGGTGATGATGGAGGAATTCCAGCTTACCGACCGGCAGGCCGAAGCGATCCTGAACATGCGGCTGCGTTCCTTGCGCAAGCTGGAGGAGATGGAACTGCGGCGCGAGCATGCGGAGTTGCTGAAGGAGCGCGACGACCTCATCAAACTGGTCGAAAGCCCTACGCGGCAGCGAACGCGGCTGAAGAAAGACCTGGCGGACCTGCGCAAACGCTATTCGCCTGACAGCGATTTTGGCAAACGGCGCACGCTGGTCGAGGAAGCGGGGCCGGCGCGCGAAATTCCGCTGGAGGCGATGATCGAGCGGGAGCCTATCACCGTCATCCTGTCCGAACGCGGCTGGATACGGGCGATGAGCGGCCATCGGGACCTGGCGGCTGCCGATACGCTGAAGTTCAAGGAAGGCGACGGCCCCAAGATCGCCTTTCACGCGCAGACGACAGACAAGCTGCTGCTGGCGACGTCGAGCGGGCGCATCTTCACGCTGGGCGCGGACAAGCTGCCGGGTGGGCGCGGGTTTGGCGATCCGGTCCGCTCTCTGGTCGATATGGATGACCAGGGCGAGATTGTGACGCTGTTTCCGGCCAGCATGGGGGGCGAATTGCTGCTGGCTGCGTCGGACGGGCGCGGCTTTGTCGCAGCGGTGGCTGACGTGATCGCCGAAACGCGCAAGGGCAAGCAGGTGGTGAACGTGCGCGCCGGAGCCAGGCTGGCCATTGTTCGCAAGATCGGGGCGGAGGCGGACAGCGTCGCCGTCGTCGGCGAAAACCGCAAGCTGCTGGTTTTCCCGCTCGTCGAAATGCCGCGCATGGCGCGCGGTCAGGGCGTGCAGATGCAGCGATACAGGGACGGCGGACTATCCGATGCGGTGACATTCCGCATGAGTGATGGCCTAAGCTGGACGATGGGTGGCGGCAGCGGTCGGACACGCACAGAGGCGGACATGACGCCGTGGCGCGTGGCGCGCGGGGCGGCTGGACGAATGCCGCCGGTAGGGTTCCCGCGCGACAACCGTTTTTGA